The Balaenoptera acutorostrata chromosome 15, mBalAcu1.1, whole genome shotgun sequence genome contains a region encoding:
- the PLAGL2 gene encoding zinc finger protein PLAGL2 isoform X1, translating to MTTFFTSVPPWIQDAKQEEEVGWKLVPRPRGREAESQVKCQCEISGTPFSNGEKLRPQSLPHPEQKPYSCPQLHCGKAFASKYKLYRHMATHSAQKPHQCMYCDKMFHRKDHLRNHLQTHDPNKEALHCSECGKNYNTKLGYRRHLAMHAASSGDHSCKVCLQTFESTQALLEHLKAHSRRVAGGAKEKKHPCDHCDRRFYTRKDVRRHLVVHTGRKDFLCQYCAQRFGRKDHLTRHVKKSHSQELLKIKTEPVDMLGLLSCSSTVNVKEELSPVLCMASRDVMGAKAFPGMLPMGMYGAHIPTMPSAGVPHSLVHNTLPMGMSYPLESSPISSPAQLPPKYQLGSTSYLPDKLPKVEVDSFLAELPGSLSLSSAEPQPASPQPAAAAALLDEALLTKSPANLSEALCAANVDFSHLLGFLPLNLPPCNPPGATGGLVMGYSQAEAQPLLTTLQAQPQDSPGAGGPLNFGPLHSLPPVFTSGLSTTTLPRFHQAFQ from the exons ATGACCACATTTTTCACCAGCGTCCCCCCCTGGATTCAAGATGCAAAGCAGGAGGAGGAAGTGGGCTGGAAACTAGTTCCCAGGCCTCGGGGCCGGGAGGCGGAGAGTCAAGTGAAGTGCCAATGTGAAATCTCGGGGACACCCTTCTCAAATGGGGAGAAGCTGAGGCCTCAGAGCCTCCCCCATCCAGAGCAGAAACCGTATAGCTGCCCTCAGCTGCACTGTGGCAAGGCGTTTGCCTCCAAGTACAAGCTGTATAG GCACATGGCCACTCACTCAGCCCAGAAACCCCACCAGTGCATGTACTGTGATAAGATGTTTCACCGCAAGGATCATCTGCGGAACCATCTGCAGACGCATGACCCCAACAAAGAGGCCCTCCACTGTTCTGAGTGCGGTAAGAATTACAATACGAAGCTGGGCTACCGGCGCCACCTGGCCATGCATGCCGCCAGCAGTGGTGACCACAGCTGCAAGGTGTGCCTGCAGACCTTCGAGAGTACCCAGGCCCTGCTAGAGCACCTGAAGGCCCACTCACGCCGGGTAGCAGGTGGTGCCAAGGAGAAGAAGCACCCCTGTGACCACTGTGACCGGCGGTTCTATACTCGTAAGGATGTGCGGCGGCACCTGGTGGTCCACACAGGCCGGAAAGACTTCCTGTGCCAGTACTGTGCCCAGCGATTTGGCCGCAAAGACCACCTGACACGTCATGTCAAGAAGAGTCACTCGCAAGAGCTGCTCAAGATCAAGACAGAGCCAGTGGACATGTTAGGCCTACTCAGCTGCAGCTCCACAGTCAACGTGAAGGAAGAGCTGAGCCCTGTGCTGTGCATGGCCTCTCGGGACGTGATGGGGGCCAAGGCCTTCCCTGGCATGTTGCCCATGGGCATGTATGGTGCCCACATCCCTACCATGCCCAGTGCGGGCGTGCCACACTCCCTGGTGCACAACACGCTGCCCATGGGTATGAGCTACCCTCTGGAGTCCTCACCTATCTCTTCCCCAGCTCAGCTTCCTCCAAAATACCAGCTTGGATCTACCTCATACTTGCCCGACAAATTGCCCAAAGTGGAGGTGGATAGTTTTCTGGCGGAGCTTCCTGGAAGCCTGTCTCTCTCATCCGCTGAACCCCAGCCCGCCTCACCTCAGCCGGCGGCAGCTGCGGCCCTCCTAGATGAAGCACTGCTCACCAAGAGCCCCGCCAACCTCTCTGAGGCCCTCTGCGCTGCTAATGTGGACTTCTCCCACTTACTGGGCTTTCTTCCTCTCAACCTGCCCCCGTGTAACCCACCCGGGGCCACAGGAGGCCTGGTCATGGGCTACTCCCAGGCCGAGgcgcagcccctgctcaccacttTGCAAGCTCAGCCTCAAGATTCCCCGGGAGCTGGGGGACCACTGAACTTTGGGCCTCTGCACTCCTTGCCTCCTGTCTTCACCTCTGGCCTGAGCACCACCACCCTGCCTCGTTTCCACCAGGCATTCCAGTAG
- the PLAGL2 gene encoding zinc finger protein PLAGL2 isoform X2, which yields MATHSAQKPHQCMYCDKMFHRKDHLRNHLQTHDPNKEALHCSECGKNYNTKLGYRRHLAMHAASSGDHSCKVCLQTFESTQALLEHLKAHSRRVAGGAKEKKHPCDHCDRRFYTRKDVRRHLVVHTGRKDFLCQYCAQRFGRKDHLTRHVKKSHSQELLKIKTEPVDMLGLLSCSSTVNVKEELSPVLCMASRDVMGAKAFPGMLPMGMYGAHIPTMPSAGVPHSLVHNTLPMGMSYPLESSPISSPAQLPPKYQLGSTSYLPDKLPKVEVDSFLAELPGSLSLSSAEPQPASPQPAAAAALLDEALLTKSPANLSEALCAANVDFSHLLGFLPLNLPPCNPPGATGGLVMGYSQAEAQPLLTTLQAQPQDSPGAGGPLNFGPLHSLPPVFTSGLSTTTLPRFHQAFQ from the coding sequence ATGGCCACTCACTCAGCCCAGAAACCCCACCAGTGCATGTACTGTGATAAGATGTTTCACCGCAAGGATCATCTGCGGAACCATCTGCAGACGCATGACCCCAACAAAGAGGCCCTCCACTGTTCTGAGTGCGGTAAGAATTACAATACGAAGCTGGGCTACCGGCGCCACCTGGCCATGCATGCCGCCAGCAGTGGTGACCACAGCTGCAAGGTGTGCCTGCAGACCTTCGAGAGTACCCAGGCCCTGCTAGAGCACCTGAAGGCCCACTCACGCCGGGTAGCAGGTGGTGCCAAGGAGAAGAAGCACCCCTGTGACCACTGTGACCGGCGGTTCTATACTCGTAAGGATGTGCGGCGGCACCTGGTGGTCCACACAGGCCGGAAAGACTTCCTGTGCCAGTACTGTGCCCAGCGATTTGGCCGCAAAGACCACCTGACACGTCATGTCAAGAAGAGTCACTCGCAAGAGCTGCTCAAGATCAAGACAGAGCCAGTGGACATGTTAGGCCTACTCAGCTGCAGCTCCACAGTCAACGTGAAGGAAGAGCTGAGCCCTGTGCTGTGCATGGCCTCTCGGGACGTGATGGGGGCCAAGGCCTTCCCTGGCATGTTGCCCATGGGCATGTATGGTGCCCACATCCCTACCATGCCCAGTGCGGGCGTGCCACACTCCCTGGTGCACAACACGCTGCCCATGGGTATGAGCTACCCTCTGGAGTCCTCACCTATCTCTTCCCCAGCTCAGCTTCCTCCAAAATACCAGCTTGGATCTACCTCATACTTGCCCGACAAATTGCCCAAAGTGGAGGTGGATAGTTTTCTGGCGGAGCTTCCTGGAAGCCTGTCTCTCTCATCCGCTGAACCCCAGCCCGCCTCACCTCAGCCGGCGGCAGCTGCGGCCCTCCTAGATGAAGCACTGCTCACCAAGAGCCCCGCCAACCTCTCTGAGGCCCTCTGCGCTGCTAATGTGGACTTCTCCCACTTACTGGGCTTTCTTCCTCTCAACCTGCCCCCGTGTAACCCACCCGGGGCCACAGGAGGCCTGGTCATGGGCTACTCCCAGGCCGAGgcgcagcccctgctcaccacttTGCAAGCTCAGCCTCAAGATTCCCCGGGAGCTGGGGGACCACTGAACTTTGGGCCTCTGCACTCCTTGCCTCCTGTCTTCACCTCTGGCCTGAGCACCACCACCCTGCCTCGTTTCCACCAGGCATTCCAGTAG
- the LOC103018653 gene encoding LOW QUALITY PROTEIN: putative testis-specific Y-encoded-like protein 3 (The sequence of the model RefSeq protein was modified relative to this genomic sequence to represent the inferred CDS: inserted 1 base in 1 codon; deleted 3 bases in 2 codons), with protein sequence MADEGAGGLETAARPVTASGAQEAGGRGYSDPAARPGTALPAREGREAASAATGLSPENGLFGDGAPETCGAEGWEARAGAGGKAEEVTTGEGAIFMEEAEREVGKQHVGKEMEVAEKLVRVEKLEVGEEAQQGTGPLNFGGPVVDPLEAIQWELEXVSAQADRAYLRLERRFGRMHRLHLARRSFILQNIPGFWVTAFLNHPQLSGMISPRGEDMLCYLMNLEVREHRHARTGCKFNFSFWSSPYFRNKVIVKKYECRSSGRVVSIASRTRWHWGQEPPTLVLRNRDTVRSFFSWFSQHSLAEADRVAQIIKEDLWPNPLQYYLLWDRPHRARQGLARWPTEAPPRPYGFQSG encoded by the exons ATGGCGGACGAGGGTGCGGGGGGCCTGGAAACCGCCGCGCGCCCGGTCACCGCGTCTGGGGCCCAAGAGGCTGGGGGTCGCGGGTATTCCGACCCCGCAGCCCGCCCAGGGACCGCCCTGCCTGCCCGGGAGGGCCGGGAAGCGGCCTCCGCGGCCACTGGCCTGAGCCCAGAAAACGGTCTTTTCGGGGACGGGGCCCCAGAAACCTGTGGCGCAGAAGGGTGGGAGGCTCGGGCTGGAGCCGGCGGGAAGGCAGAGGAAGTGACGACTGGGGAGGGCGCCATCTTCATGGAGGAGGCGGAGCGGGAGGTGGGGAAGCAGCATGTGGGAAAGGAGATGGAGGTGGCCGAGAAGCTGGTGCGGGTGGAGAagctggaggtgggagaggaggcgCAGCAAGGCACGGGGCCCCTGAACTTTGGTGGCCCAGTTGTGGACCCGCTGGAAGCCATCCAGTGGGAGCTGG GCGTGAGTGCCCAGGCGGACAGGGCCTACCTGCGCCTGGAGCGCAGGTTTGGGCGCATGCACCGGTTGCACCTAGCCCGAAGGAGCTTCATCCTCCAGAATATTCCTGGCTTCTGGGTCACCGCCTTCCTGAACCACCCGCAGCTGTCAGGCATGATCAGCCCCCGAGGCGAAGACATGCTCTGCTACCTGATGAATTTGGAGGTGAGGGAGCACAGGCACGCCAGGACGGGCTGCAAGTTCAACTTCAGTTTTTGGAGCAGCCCCTACTTCCGGAACAAGGTGATAGTGAAGAAGTATGAGTGCAGATCCTCAGGCCGGGTGGTGTCAATCGCAAGTCGCACTCGCTGGCACTGGGGCCAGGAACCTCCAACTCTGGTACTCAGGAACCGGGACACCGTCCGCAGCTTCTTCAGCTGGTTCTCA CAGCACAGCCTCGCGGAGGCCGACAGGGTTGCCCAGATTATTAAAGAGGACCTGTGGCCCAAC CCCCTGCAGTACTACCTGCTCTGGGATAGGCCCCACAGAGCCAGGCAAGGCTTAGCAAGGTGGCCCACAGAGGCCCCTCCTAGGCCCTATGGGTTCCAGTCTGGCTAA